The Roseovarius sp. EL26 genome has a window encoding:
- the ccoG gene encoding cytochrome c oxidase accessory protein CcoG — translation MSQSQPESPPSLYAAREPIFPKRVSGKFRNLKWIIMLVTLGIYYVTPWIRWDRGPELPDQAVLVDMASRRFFFFWVEIWPYEFYFVAGLLVMAGLGLFLFTSALGRVWCGYACPQTVWTDLFILVERWIEGDRNARLRLHRQKKWDFRKARLRVTKWISWLLIALATGGAWVFYFTDAPTLLVDLFTLNAHPVAYTTVAILTATTFVFGGFAREQICIYACPWPRIQAAMMDEDTLVVGYRDWRGEPRKHSEEITDKTPQGDCIDCMACVNVCPVGIDIRDGQQMECITCALCIDACDDIMAKVGKPRGLIDYMALTDEVSERKGEPVKPVWKHVLRPRTILYTSLWSLVGLALVFALFIRADINMTVAPVRNPTFVVLSDGAIRNTYEIRLRNKHGESRAFNLSVTGNEAVQVQLEGLSDNTVEVPADSLKLQRVYLVAPAGSDAALAERTEVRFWVEDIQSGERANKNTVFNGKAN, via the coding sequence GTGTCACAAAGCCAGCCAGAGAGTCCGCCAAGCCTCTACGCCGCTAGAGAACCGATTTTTCCAAAACGTGTTTCGGGCAAGTTTCGGAATCTGAAGTGGATCATCATGTTGGTCACGCTTGGAATTTACTATGTCACTCCGTGGATCAGATGGGACCGCGGCCCCGAACTGCCCGATCAGGCGGTACTGGTTGATATGGCCAGCCGAAGGTTCTTCTTTTTCTGGGTCGAGATCTGGCCCTATGAGTTTTATTTTGTAGCCGGGTTGCTGGTCATGGCAGGTTTGGGGTTGTTTTTGTTCACCTCAGCACTGGGACGAGTGTGGTGTGGATATGCATGTCCACAAACCGTTTGGACGGATCTGTTTATTCTTGTAGAACGCTGGATCGAAGGCGATAGAAATGCCCGGTTGCGCTTGCATCGGCAAAAGAAGTGGGATTTTCGCAAGGCCAGATTGCGTGTGACCAAATGGATTAGCTGGCTTTTGATTGCGCTTGCAACCGGGGGGGCGTGGGTGTTTTATTTCACCGATGCGCCGACGCTTCTGGTGGATCTATTTACCTTAAATGCGCATCCGGTTGCCTATACCACTGTCGCAATATTGACAGCTACAACCTTTGTCTTCGGTGGTTTTGCACGCGAACAGATCTGCATTTACGCCTGCCCGTGGCCGCGAATTCAGGCGGCGATGATGGACGAAGATACGCTCGTCGTCGGATATCGCGATTGGCGTGGTGAGCCACGCAAACACTCTGAAGAGATTACCGATAAAACCCCGCAAGGCGACTGCATCGATTGCATGGCCTGTGTTAATGTTTGCCCGGTTGGGATCGATATTCGTGATGGCCAGCAAATGGAATGTATTACCTGTGCGCTCTGCATCGATGCTTGTGATGATATCATGGCAAAGGTTGGCAAGCCGCGCGGCCTGATCGATTATATGGCGCTGACCGACGAGGTGAGCGAGCGCAAGGGAGAGCCGGTCAAGCCGGTCTGGAAACACGTCTTGCGTCCGCGCACAATTCTATACACCAGCCTGTGGTCGCTGGTTGGTTTGGCGCTGGTCTTTGCTCTGTTTATCAGGGCTGACATCAATATGACCGTGGCCCCGGTGCGCAATCCTACATTTGTGGTCTTGTCTGATGGGGCCATTCGCAACACCTATGAAATACGATTGCGCAACAAGCACGGCGAAAGCCGCGCGTTCAATCTTTCGGTTACAGGAAATGAAGCGGTCCAGGTCCAGCTTGAAGGCTTATCTGACAATACGGTTGAGGTACCAGCGGATTCACTGAAGCTTCAGCGTGTATATCTTGTGGCCCCAGCTGGCTCTGATGCCGCTTTAGCTGAGCGAACCGAGGTCCGGTTCTGGGTTGAGGATATCCAAAGCGGCGAGCGAGCAAACAAAAACACTGTCTTTAACGGAAAGGCGAATTGA